A single genomic interval of uncultured Desulfobacter sp. harbors:
- a CDS encoding PAS domain S-box protein: protein MTRKPTYEELLQKVKKLEEERCAWKKDSFVEASNSKPRGTDSADPDNDFWEKKDNLGSIINVGKLQSIMDDFHKLTGMVTAILDMEGNVIESTGWQDICTKFHRVHPITKKNCTESDLYLVKNIKYGEYIEYQCKNGLWDVVTPLYIGNKHVGNIYTGQFFYEGDPVDENRFIKQAETYGFDKELYLDAFRRIPRYNRKTIKDLMSFLVKFTSYVSNVSYSNLKLETEIYDRKQAEDELRKSERRFQRAMNASQDGIYDWDLETKDIYYSPGWKRMLGYEPDELPNDFSVWEKLTHPDDAKSSWTMMNEVIEGKRDRFEIEFRMKHKNGHWVDILSRSNLYTDDLNGKIRVVGTHVDISEIKKIERELKAREEEHWAILETAMDGFWIIDTAGRFLEVNETYCEMSGYAEEELLHMDISAVEDVEKPFDVATHMQKVLAEGQDRFESRHRRKDGTVFDVEISVQKRPLDEPQCVVFIRDITERKCSELALLESETRFKALHNASFGGIVIHDQGVILECNQGLSEMMGYEYSELIGMDGLLLIADQSREKVKNNIRTGYEKPYEAFGLRKNGEEFPMHLEARNVPYKGKKVRTVEFRDLTEQKKTETEKEKLQAQLLQAQKMESVGRLAGGVAHDFNNMLNIILGNTEIAIEDIAPDDPVHGNLGEILSAAKRSADITRQLLAFSRKQTIAPKILNLNDTIKSMLRMLRRLIGEDIDLAWLPGANIRQVRMDPSQIDQILANLCVNARDAIADVGKITIETGNTTFDSAYCATHPGFVAGDFVLLAVSDDGCGMDQETISKMFEPFFSTKDIGKGTGLGLATVYGIVKQNEGFINVYSEPDQGTTFRIYLPQYRAETESPKKKIAEKISVDGNETILLVEDEPSILRMTRMMLERNGYKILAASTPGEAISIAREHTGKIHLLMTDVVMPEMNGRDLAKNILSLYPNLKRLFMSGYTANVIAHHGVLDEGVNFIQKPFSKQDLAIKIREVLDGAKS from the coding sequence GTGACCAGAAAACCAACCTATGAGGAACTCCTTCAAAAAGTTAAAAAACTGGAAGAGGAAAGATGCGCCTGGAAAAAAGATTCATTCGTTGAAGCAAGTAATTCCAAACCAAGAGGAACAGATTCGGCGGATCCAGATAATGATTTTTGGGAAAAAAAAGACAACCTCGGATCTATTATAAATGTTGGCAAACTTCAGTCGATCATGGACGACTTCCATAAACTGACTGGAATGGTTACCGCTATCCTTGATATGGAAGGTAATGTCATAGAATCAACTGGATGGCAGGATATCTGCACTAAATTTCATAGAGTACACCCAATAACTAAAAAGAACTGTACCGAAAGTGATCTTTACCTTGTTAAAAATATTAAGTATGGGGAGTATATAGAATACCAATGTAAAAATGGTCTGTGGGACGTCGTCACGCCATTATATATCGGGAACAAACATGTGGGCAATATTTACACCGGGCAATTTTTTTATGAGGGCGACCCGGTGGATGAAAACAGATTTATCAAACAGGCAGAAACTTACGGGTTCGATAAAGAATTATACTTGGATGCATTCCGCCGCATCCCGAGATACAACAGGAAAACTATAAAAGATTTAATGAGCTTTCTGGTCAAATTCACTTCCTATGTGTCAAACGTTAGCTATTCAAATTTGAAGTTGGAAACGGAAATTTATGATCGTAAACAGGCGGAAGATGAGCTTCGAAAAAGTGAACGAAGGTTCCAACGGGCCATGAACGCGAGTCAGGATGGTATATATGATTGGGATTTAGAGACTAAAGATATCTACTATTCTCCGGGTTGGAAGCGTATGCTGGGTTATGAACCTGATGAACTTCCAAATGATTTTTCTGTTTGGGAGAAATTAACACATCCTGATGACGCAAAATCATCTTGGACTATGATGAACGAGGTGATTGAGGGCAAAAGGGATCGGTTCGAAATTGAGTTCAGAATGAAGCATAAGAACGGTCATTGGGTTGATATTCTCTCCAGATCGAACCTGTATACAGATGATTTGAATGGCAAAATCCGTGTCGTTGGAACTCATGTAGATATCTCAGAGATCAAAAAGATTGAAAGAGAATTAAAAGCAAGGGAAGAAGAACATTGGGCAATCCTTGAAACAGCCATGGACGGTTTCTGGATTATCGATACTGCAGGCCGCTTTCTCGAAGTTAATGAAACCTATTGTGAAATGAGCGGCTATGCAGAAGAAGAGCTTCTTCACATGGATATCAGTGCCGTGGAAGATGTTGAGAAGCCCTTCGACGTCGCTACACACATGCAGAAGGTTCTGGCCGAGGGACAGGACCGATTTGAAAGTCGCCACCGTCGCAAGGACGGGACAGTCTTCGATGTGGAAATAAGCGTTCAGAAACGACCGTTGGATGAACCGCAATGCGTGGTCTTTATTCGTGACATCACCGAGCGCAAGTGCTCGGAATTAGCTCTTTTAGAAAGCGAAACTCGTTTTAAAGCACTTCATAATGCATCTTTCGGGGGAATAGTCATTCATGACCAGGGTGTCATTCTGGAATGTAACCAAGGTCTTTCGGAAATGATGGGTTATGAATATTCAGAGCTTATTGGAATGGACGGACTTTTGTTGATAGCCGACCAATCCCGTGAAAAAGTAAAAAATAATATTCGTACTGGTTATGAAAAACCTTATGAAGCATTCGGTTTGCGGAAAAATGGTGAGGAATTTCCAATGCACTTAGAGGCCCGGAATGTACCTTATAAGGGGAAAAAAGTAAGAACTGTCGAGTTCCGAGATCTAACCGAACAGAAAAAGACTGAAACGGAAAAAGAAAAACTCCAGGCCCAACTCTTACAGGCACAGAAGATGGAGTCCGTGGGCCGTCTGGCCGGAGGTGTCGCCCACGACTTTAACAATATGCTCAACATAATCCTCGGCAATACGGAAATAGCAATTGAGGACATAGCCCCGGATGACCCGGTCCACGGAAACCTTGGAGAAATTTTATCTGCGGCCAAGCGCTCTGCCGACATCACCAGACAACTGCTGGCTTTTTCAAGAAAACAGACCATAGCACCCAAGATCCTTAATCTCAACGATACCATCAAGAGCATGCTCAGGATGCTTCGGCGGCTGATCGGCGAGGATATCGACCTGGCGTGGCTACCTGGTGCAAATATCCGGCAGGTCAGGATGGACCCGTCACAAATCGATCAGATTCTGGCCAATCTGTGCGTCAACGCCCGCGATGCCATTGCAGACGTGGGAAAGATCACCATAGAAACTGGCAACACGACGTTTGATTCCGCCTATTGTGCAACACATCCGGGCTTTGTTGCTGGTGACTTTGTCCTGCTGGCTGTCAGCGATGACGGCTGCGGTATGGATCAGGAGACAATATCTAAGATGTTCGAGCCATTCTTTTCTACCAAGGACATAGGTAAGGGCACCGGTCTGGGGCTGGCTACTGTGTACGGCATCGTTAAACAAAATGAAGGTTTCATAAACGTTTACAGCGAGCCGGACCAGGGTACCACCTTCCGGATCTATCTGCCCCAGTATCGGGCTGAAACTGAAAGTCCGAAGAAAAAAATAGCAGAAAAAATAAGCGTGGACGGAAATGAAACCATTTTGTTGGTGGAGGATGAACCTTCCATCCTAAGAATGACACGCATGATGCTGGAGCGAAACGGTTACAAAATCCTTGCGGCCAGCACGCCGGGAGAAGCGATCTCGATT
- a CDS encoding ABC transporter ATP-binding protein: MIVLEQLSRIFKVGDEQVHGLRQVDLTIGKGEYVAIMGPSGSGKSTLLNMIGLLDRPDSGTYFFEDEDMTKLSDHQQAEFRRHKIGFIFQFFHLVPRMSSAENVELPLMLAGVDRKERKERVARVVKAFGLEQRANHRPDQLSGGQRQRVAIARATIMNPHILLADEPTGNLDRNSGMEVIGILEQLNRDGITVIMVTHDPELGDRAARRIHMVDGRIVSDTASK, translated from the coding sequence ATGATTGTCCTGGAGCAGTTGAGCCGCATCTTTAAAGTGGGCGATGAGCAGGTTCACGGACTGCGTCAGGTCGACCTGACAATCGGCAAGGGTGAATATGTGGCGATCATGGGACCGTCCGGTTCAGGAAAATCGACCCTGTTGAACATGATCGGCCTCCTGGACAGGCCGGACAGCGGCACCTATTTTTTTGAAGATGAGGATATGACCAAGCTCAGCGATCATCAGCAGGCTGAGTTTCGCCGTCATAAAATTGGTTTTATCTTTCAGTTTTTTCACTTGGTACCGAGGATGAGCAGTGCCGAAAATGTGGAACTCCCACTCATGCTGGCCGGGGTTGACCGGAAAGAGCGCAAAGAGCGGGTGGCCAGGGTGGTCAAAGCATTTGGCCTGGAACAGCGGGCCAATCATAGACCGGACCAACTCTCAGGCGGCCAACGGCAGCGGGTGGCCATTGCCAGGGCAACCATAATGAACCCTCATATCCTCCTTGCCGATGAACCGACAGGCAACCTTGACAGGAACTCCGGCATGGAGGTGATCGGGATTCTGGAACAGCTCAACCGGGATGGGATAACGGTGATAATGGTTACCCACGACCCGGAGCTGGGGGATCGGGCAGCCCGTCGGATACATATGGTGGACGGGCGTATTGTTTCCGATACCGCTTCAAAATAG
- a CDS encoding ABC transporter permease codes for MHPGDLFRLSLNSLVDQRLRSFLTILGIAVGIGSVVLLTSIGEGIHRFTLAEFTQFGTNLIGINPGKATTLGTSGAVINNIRPLSIADEQALARIPGVVSTISVIQGNGPVEFYGRSRRTTILGVGPSASEVWQIRVVKGRFLPEDNLTAPRSYVVLGSKVKHELFRESNPLGKIIRIAGERYRVIGVMETKGQMLGFDLDDAVYIPTVRAMSLFNQQSLMEIDLVYRTGLQSKTIAERARKILVNRHGAEDFTITTQEEMLKVLGSVLNILTVAVGGLGAISLFVGGVGILTIMTIAVNERTPEIGLMRAIGADRKQILLLFLGEAVVLAVIGGIAGLAGGAGIAWLLGVLVPALPTHTPWLYALYAEILAASIGLLAGVIPAQKAAGLDPLEALRAE; via the coding sequence ATGCATCCAGGGGACCTGTTCCGTTTATCATTGAACTCGCTGGTGGATCAGCGGCTTCGCTCCTTTCTTACCATTCTCGGCATTGCGGTGGGGATCGGTTCGGTGGTATTGCTCACTTCCATAGGTGAAGGTATTCATCGGTTCACTCTGGCAGAATTTACTCAATTCGGCACCAATCTGATCGGTATCAATCCGGGCAAGGCCACCACACTTGGCACATCCGGGGCGGTTATCAACAATATCCGTCCCCTGTCTATTGCTGACGAACAGGCTCTGGCACGCATTCCGGGTGTGGTCAGCACTATTTCAGTCATTCAGGGAAATGGGCCGGTTGAATTTTATGGCCGAAGTCGAAGGACCACCATTTTAGGGGTGGGGCCGTCTGCAAGTGAGGTCTGGCAGATCAGGGTGGTGAAAGGACGGTTTTTGCCGGAAGATAATTTGACTGCTCCGCGGTCCTATGTGGTGCTTGGCAGCAAGGTGAAGCACGAGCTTTTCCGGGAGTCAAATCCCCTTGGCAAGATTATCCGGATAGCTGGGGAGCGGTACCGGGTAATCGGGGTGATGGAAACCAAGGGGCAGATGCTCGGTTTTGATCTTGATGACGCGGTATACATCCCGACTGTGAGGGCCATGAGTCTTTTCAATCAGCAGAGCCTGATGGAGATCGATCTGGTTTATCGAACCGGACTGCAGTCGAAAACTATCGCGGAACGAGCAAGAAAAATTCTGGTCAACAGGCATGGTGCTGAGGACTTTACCATCACCACCCAGGAAGAGATGCTCAAGGTGCTCGGTTCGGTGCTCAATATACTCACCGTTGCTGTGGGTGGGCTGGGTGCCATCTCGCTCTTTGTCGGTGGTGTGGGGATTCTTACTATTATGACCATAGCGGTTAATGAGCGGACGCCTGAGATCGGCCTGATGAGAGCAATCGGTGCGGACAGAAAGCAGATCCTGCTGCTGTTTCTTGGCGAAGCCGTGGTTCTGGCCGTGATCGGCGGTATAGCAGGTTTAGCCGGCGGTGCCGGGATTGCCTGGCTGCTCGGCGTTCTGGTCCCGGCATTACCGACACACACGCCCTGGCTTTATGCGTTATATGCGGAGATACTTGCCGCATCGATAGGATTACTGGCAGGCGTGATTCCGGCACAGAAAGCGGCGGGGCTTGATCCGCTGGAAGCGTTGCGGGCAGAGTGA
- a CDS encoding PAS domain S-box protein: protein MSSENAYKSLGKDDLLAILLETEKLANIGGWEWDIVNDIWTFSDNWLRIHGCTKRHLGTEDLIAIAHPEDRDAIRFSFNEAAERAAKYEIQHRIIRQDTGEKRYVHACGVAKLNKRGEVVKLYGSAQDITERKQLEEATHKREGRYKAILQTAIDGFWITDINGHFLEVNSAYSKMSGYSQNELLTMQIADVETGEDFKEIEKHLKKGITIGYDCFESFHRRKDNSTYPVEINFTYSDKEGGRFVVFIKDISERKEAEDNLLKNRYYLAKAQEIGKIGTWELDIQKNSLIWTDENYKIFGVPLGTKLNYEIFLSCIHPEDREYVDKKWNDALKSKSYDIIHRVIADNKTKWVREKADIKFDSEGNPTIAVGFTQDLTGLKEIENALQESEEKFKTMFEKAPLSYQSLDENGCFKEVNQTWLKTMGYTREEVLGKNFNEFLVPEWKNHFKENFPRFKAVGEILGVEFEMVKKNGDAILVSFHGKIAKNETGGFKQTHCIFQDITSIRQAEASSNRLKERLESLWNITKIADSDIQTISDHVLEEVQKITQSKYAFYGFIDQDQKFLKLHAWSTDTMASCKVTDQPLHFDIETAGIWANAVRNNEIVTLNDFSLDLPGKKGLPDGHVPLNRIMAVPLIRNDRVISIAVVANKKEKYTGEDEDQVKAFLKNVQILIDRKAVTQELQRSEQKFAKVFHNAPLMIAISDYSTGEILDANQEHLKLSGYTRDELIGRRSEEIDWIRPEDRRRLVEMIKSQGYVRGQKLTVYSKTRDPIPCIYNGVLVDVDGESRIVSIAHDISEQMKAEGDLRKQKNLFETMFNTIPDGVVITNTEREIILANRGMKNTFGYTPEELIGKKTKCLYAGQKEFQATGSEIFNKDTQNPHGLYISRYRKKDGKLFTGETFGAKLYDGKNQWIGNLGIMRDITDREQTEKRLQQAQKMESIGSLAGGIAHDFNNILFPIVGMSELLLEDLLPGSVERENAEEILKAGKRGSDLVKQILAFSRQSEHTMMPTRIQNILNEVIKLSRSTIPTYIEIKQDIQKDCGMVLADPSQIHQIGMNLITNAYHAVEDTGGTISVKLRQADLKVPDRPDMNLTPGNYAVISISDSGHGMPTRLLEKIFDPYFTTKQQGKGTGLGLAVVYGIVKEHGGEIKVYSEIGNGSKFEIYLPLMKKTIGPESLAEVEENPGGNERILLVDDEGSIAKLEKQMLERMGYMVTSRLHSVEALEAFRASPSSYDLVITDMSMPNIPGDELARKIKSIKSDVPIIICTGFSERIHEGNIKQMDIDGLLMKPVVKSDLAKLVRNVLDDAQGKI, encoded by the coding sequence ATGAGTTCTGAGAATGCATATAAGTCGTTAGGCAAAGACGATCTCCTGGCAATACTGTTAGAGACTGAGAAGCTTGCGAATATTGGAGGTTGGGAATGGGACATTGTTAATGACATATGGACTTTTTCAGATAATTGGCTCCGCATACATGGTTGCACCAAACGCCATCTTGGCACTGAAGATTTGATAGCTATTGCACATCCTGAGGACAGAGATGCAATACGATTTTCTTTTAATGAGGCAGCCGAAAGAGCTGCCAAGTATGAAATTCAACATCGGATTATTCGTCAGGACACTGGTGAGAAAAGATATGTCCATGCCTGCGGTGTCGCAAAATTGAATAAAAGAGGAGAAGTTGTAAAACTATATGGTTCAGCTCAGGACATCACCGAACGCAAGCAGTTAGAAGAAGCTACCCATAAGCGAGAAGGTCGTTACAAAGCTATTTTACAAACGGCTATTGATGGTTTTTGGATCACCGACATAAACGGGCATTTTTTAGAAGTAAACTCAGCCTACTCGAAAATGAGCGGTTACAGCCAGAATGAACTGTTAACCATGCAGATTGCCGATGTAGAAACGGGTGAAGATTTTAAGGAAATTGAGAAGCATTTAAAAAAAGGCATCACAATAGGATACGATTGCTTCGAATCATTTCATCGCAGAAAAGACAATAGTACTTATCCTGTTGAGATTAATTTTACCTACTCGGATAAAGAGGGTGGGCGATTTGTTGTTTTTATAAAAGACATAAGTGAACGTAAAGAGGCAGAAGACAATTTACTAAAAAACCGATATTACCTTGCTAAAGCTCAAGAAATTGGAAAGATAGGCACATGGGAACTGGACATCCAGAAAAACTCCTTAATATGGACAGACGAAAATTATAAAATTTTTGGTGTACCCCTCGGCACAAAATTGAACTATGAGATATTTCTATCTTGTATTCATCCAGAAGACCGGGAGTATGTTGATAAAAAATGGAATGACGCATTAAAAAGCAAATCCTATGACATAATACATCGGGTAATTGCTGACAATAAGACCAAGTGGGTAAGGGAAAAAGCTGATATTAAGTTTGACTCAGAAGGTAATCCAACCATTGCTGTCGGGTTTACCCAGGACTTAACAGGTCTTAAAGAAATAGAGAATGCTCTCCAGGAAAGTGAAGAAAAATTCAAAACCATGTTTGAAAAAGCGCCATTGAGTTACCAGTCCCTTGACGAAAATGGCTGTTTCAAGGAGGTAAATCAAACCTGGTTGAAAACCATGGGATATACCCGGGAAGAAGTTTTGGGAAAAAATTTCAATGAATTTTTAGTTCCTGAATGGAAGAATCATTTTAAAGAGAATTTTCCGCGGTTTAAAGCTGTGGGCGAGATCCTTGGGGTTGAATTCGAAATGGTAAAAAAAAACGGGGACGCCATATTGGTTTCTTTCCACGGGAAAATAGCAAAAAACGAAACGGGAGGTTTTAAGCAGACCCATTGTATATTTCAGGACATTACAAGCATAAGGCAAGCTGAAGCATCATCAAACAGATTGAAAGAACGTCTGGAAAGCCTCTGGAATATAACTAAAATTGCTGATTCTGATATTCAAACAATCAGTGATCACGTTTTGGAAGAGGTCCAGAAAATAACCCAAAGCAAATATGCATTTTATGGCTTTATTGATCAGGATCAGAAATTTCTGAAACTGCATGCCTGGTCCACGGATACTATGGCTTCATGCAAGGTAACGGATCAGCCGCTTCACTTTGATATTGAAACGGCCGGGATATGGGCAAATGCTGTGCGAAATAATGAAATTGTCACCTTAAATGACTTCAGCCTGGATTTACCCGGAAAAAAGGGGCTGCCGGATGGACACGTCCCGTTGAATCGCATAATGGCTGTACCGCTCATAAGAAATGACAGGGTGATATCGATTGCTGTTGTTGCGAATAAAAAAGAAAAATATACCGGTGAGGATGAGGATCAGGTAAAAGCCTTTTTAAAAAACGTTCAGATTTTGATTGATCGGAAGGCAGTGACACAAGAGCTTCAAAGAAGCGAACAGAAGTTCGCAAAAGTCTTTCATAATGCCCCGCTGATGATAGCCATCAGTGATTACAGCACCGGGGAAATTCTGGATGCAAATCAGGAACACCTTAAATTATCCGGATATACTCGGGATGAACTTATCGGGAGAAGATCTGAGGAGATTGATTGGATCAGACCCGAAGATAGAAGGCGTCTGGTCGAGATGATCAAATCCCAAGGATATGTACGAGGGCAGAAACTGACCGTCTATTCCAAAACCAGGGATCCCATACCCTGTATTTATAATGGGGTTCTGGTTGATGTCGATGGAGAATCCCGGATTGTTTCAATCGCCCATGATATCTCTGAACAGATGAAAGCAGAGGGAGATCTCAGAAAACAGAAAAACCTGTTTGAAACGATGTTTAATACCATTCCAGACGGTGTAGTTATAACCAATACAGAGCGAGAGATAATATTGGCCAATCGTGGGATGAAAAATACCTTTGGATACACTCCAGAAGAGCTTATTGGAAAAAAAACGAAATGTCTGTATGCCGGGCAAAAAGAATTTCAAGCGACTGGCTCAGAAATATTCAATAAAGATACCCAAAACCCACATGGCTTATATATCTCCCGCTATAGGAAAAAAGATGGAAAACTATTCACTGGGGAAACATTTGGTGCCAAGTTATACGACGGGAAAAACCAGTGGATCGGTAATTTGGGAATCATGCGTGACATAACAGATCGAGAGCAGACAGAGAAACGGCTGCAACAGGCGCAAAAAATGGAATCGATCGGGAGTCTTGCGGGGGGTATTGCCCATGATTTTAACAATATATTATTTCCAATTGTTGGCATGTCTGAATTGCTTCTTGAAGATCTTCTTCCAGGCAGTGTTGAAAGGGAGAATGCTGAAGAAATTTTAAAAGCAGGCAAAAGGGGCAGCGACCTTGTCAAACAAATTCTCGCCTTCAGCCGCCAATCTGAACATACGATGATGCCAACTCGAATTCAAAATATTTTAAACGAAGTGATAAAACTATCCCGGTCTACGATTCCAACTTACATTGAAATCAAACAAGACATTCAAAAAGACTGTGGCATGGTTTTGGCGGATCCATCTCAAATTCATCAAATCGGAATGAATCTCATCACCAATGCTTATCACGCTGTAGAAGACACTGGTGGAACAATTTCGGTTAAGCTGAGACAGGCCGATCTCAAGGTTCCTGACAGGCCTGACATGAATCTAACTCCAGGTAATTATGCTGTTATATCAATTTCAGATTCGGGTCACGGTATGCCAACAAGACTTTTAGAAAAAATTTTCGACCCGTATTTTACAACAAAGCAACAGGGAAAAGGAACCGGCCTTGGCCTGGCAGTGGTTTATGGTATTGTAAAGGAGCATGGGGGCGAGATTAAGGTTTACAGTGAAATTGGCAATGGCTCGAAATTTGAAATCTATCTGCCGTTGATGAAGAAAACAATCGGTCCTGAATCACTCGCTGAAGTTGAAGAGAATCCAGGTGGGAATGAACGAATCTTGCTTGTTGACGATGAGGGGTCTATAGCAAAACTTGAAAAACAGATGCTCGAAAGGATGGGCTACATGGTTACTTCCCGGTTACATAGTGTTGAAGCTCTGGAGGCATTCAGAGCAAGCCCGTCTTCATACGACCTGGTGATTACTGACATGAGCATGCCAAACATCCCGGGAGATGAATTAGCACGAAAAATTAAATCAATAAAATCTGACGTGCCAATCATCATTTGCACAGGATTCAGTGAAAGAATCCATGAAGGTAATATTAAACAAATGGATATTGATGGATTATTGATGAAACCCGTTGTAAAATCAGATCTGGCTAAACTTGTTCGGAACGTATTGGATGATGCTCAAGGGAAAATCTGA
- a CDS encoding efflux RND transporter periplasmic adaptor subunit, translating to MKKLIRWVVVLLIIAGAAILIRQKTRPKPLELVVKAVVRGTVEKTVANTRAGTVNACRRAKLSPSLGGQVALLPIREGDSVKAGELLLEIWNEDLKAQLVLSEREVAVAEAKANAVCLSADEAGRQAHRAEILFKQRIVSEEHTDQAVTKAKSLRAECTAARASVEMRQAQVEVARVNLSRTRLIAPFDGVIAEIEGELNEYITPSPVGVLTPPAVDLIENSCYYVSAPIDEVDAAEVRVGMEVRITLDAFRNRSFSGQVRRIAPYVLDLEKQARTVEIEVSFDNREAFSELLAGYSADVEVVIDVRQNSLKIPTEAVMEEASVFVFSPGDHHVQKRTISTGLSNWAATEVVNGLAEGELIVVNVDKPGLEDGVEAVRVEERQ from the coding sequence ATGAAAAAACTGATCCGCTGGGTTGTGGTTTTGCTGATCATAGCCGGAGCAGCTATTCTTATCCGGCAGAAAACAAGGCCTAAGCCGCTTGAACTGGTGGTGAAGGCGGTGGTCAGGGGAACGGTTGAGAAGACCGTTGCCAACACCAGGGCCGGCACGGTCAATGCCTGCAGGCGAGCCAAGCTTTCACCAAGCCTGGGTGGTCAGGTTGCCCTTCTCCCCATCCGGGAAGGGGACTCGGTAAAGGCCGGTGAGCTGTTGCTGGAGATCTGGAACGAGGATCTTAAAGCCCAATTGGTTCTATCCGAAAGAGAGGTGGCAGTGGCAGAGGCCAAGGCCAATGCGGTATGCCTTTCGGCGGATGAGGCCGGTCGTCAGGCCCATCGGGCAGAAATCCTATTTAAACAGCGGATTGTTTCGGAAGAACATACGGACCAGGCCGTAACCAAAGCAAAATCGTTGCGGGCAGAGTGCACTGCGGCACGGGCTTCCGTGGAGATGAGGCAGGCTCAGGTTGAGGTTGCGCGGGTCAACCTGTCCCGTACCCGGCTCATTGCACCGTTTGACGGCGTTATCGCCGAGATTGAAGGTGAGCTCAACGAATATATCACACCGTCACCGGTCGGGGTTTTGACACCGCCGGCCGTGGATCTGATTGAAAACAGCTGCTACTACGTTTCTGCCCCCATTGATGAGGTTGATGCCGCCGAGGTAAGGGTCGGTATGGAGGTGCGGATAACCCTCGACGCCTTTCGCAACAGGTCGTTTTCCGGCCAGGTTCGTCGAATTGCCCCCTATGTACTCGATCTGGAAAAGCAGGCGAGAACTGTCGAGATCGAGGTCTCTTTTGACAATCGTGAAGCGTTTTCCGAGCTGCTGGCAGGATACAGTGCCGATGTCGAGGTGGTGATCGATGTCAGACAGAATAGCCTGAAAATTCCTACCGAGGCTGTTATGGAAGAAGCCTCTGTTTTTGTTTTTTCCCCGGGCGACCATCATGTTCAAAAACGAACAATTTCCACCGGACTCTCCAACTGGGCGGCAACTGAGGTGGTTAACGGCCTTGCTGAAGGGGAGTTGATTGTCGTTAATGTGGATAAACCCGGGCTGGAAGATGGTGTCGAGGCTGTTCGCGTTGAGGAGCGGCAATGA
- a CDS encoding ABC transporter permease has translation MKPIDILTFSTRASLGYPTRTFLMLLAMAIGVASMVLLSTLGEGARTYVVGQFSSLGTNLLIVLPGRSETVGGLPPLLGVTPRDLTLDDAAALQRSSVIRYVAPIIIGAAPVSYGRREREVTILGSTSQLHNINQLEMGSGRFLPPGDIGRATPICVLGETTRKELFGTQSAVGKKVRIGDNRFIVTGVLSDKGESIGLDMSDLVIIPVASAQALFNTESLFRIMIEASERDLIPKAKEVILKIIRKRHDGEDDVTVVTQDAVLATFDKIFTALTLTVSGIAAISVGVAGILIMNVMLIAVSQRRSEVGLLKALGAPSGQIVALFLGEAALLSFLGGALGLLLAAGATGLVEYLYPQFPLDIPSWALVTALTVAVGCGLLFGVLPAFRAARLDPIESLSRR, from the coding sequence ATGAAACCCATAGACATCCTGACTTTTTCGACCCGTGCTTCACTTGGGTATCCCACCAGGACATTTCTGATGTTGCTGGCTATGGCCATCGGTGTGGCCTCAATGGTCCTGCTTTCCACGCTGGGAGAAGGGGCCAGAACCTATGTTGTCGGGCAGTTCTCATCCCTTGGCACCAACCTTCTGATTGTATTGCCGGGTCGCTCTGAAACAGTTGGAGGACTGCCGCCCCTGCTTGGCGTCACGCCGCGTGATCTCACTTTGGATGATGCGGCGGCGCTCCAGCGTTCCTCGGTTATCCGCTATGTCGCCCCCATCATAATTGGTGCCGCGCCGGTATCTTACGGCAGGCGTGAGCGCGAGGTGACCATCCTCGGCTCCACTTCGCAATTACACAATATAAATCAACTCGAAATGGGCAGCGGGCGGTTTCTTCCGCCAGGTGATATAGGTCGGGCAACACCGATATGCGTACTTGGGGAGACGACCAGGAAAGAGCTGTTTGGTACACAGTCAGCAGTCGGAAAGAAGGTTCGTATCGGTGACAACCGGTTTATTGTGACCGGCGTCCTCTCCGATAAGGGGGAATCGATCGGGCTTGATATGAGTGATCTGGTCATCATTCCGGTTGCTTCTGCCCAGGCACTGTTTAATACCGAATCGCTGTTCCGGATTATGATAGAGGCTTCCGAGCGGGATCTGATTCCAAAAGCAAAAGAAGTGATTTTAAAAATAATCCGCAAACGCCATGATGGAGAGGATGATGTGACCGTTGTTACCCAGGATGCGGTGCTTGCCACCTTTGATAAGATTTTTACGGCATTGACCCTCACTGTAAGCGGCATAGCTGCAATCAGTGTGGGGGTGGCGGGGATCCTGATTATGAATGTGATGCTGATAGCGGTAAGTCAGCGACGTTCGGAAGTCGGTTTGCTTAAAGCCCTTGGCGCGCCCAGTGGGCAGATCGTTGCTCTTTTCCTTGGCGAGGCCGCATTGCTCTCATTTCTCGGCGGGGCGTTGGGGTTGTTGCTTGCTGCCGGTGCTACCGGGTTGGTGGAGTATCTGTACCCGCAATTTCCGCTTGATATCCCTTCCTGGGCCCTTGTGACGGCCCTGACGGTTGCTGTTGGCTGCGGCCTTCTTTTCGGTGTGCTGCCGGCATTCAGGGCTGCCCGGCTTGATCCGATTGAGTCCTTGTCAAGGAGGTGA